The sequence ATTAGAGCCAGAAATCAAGTGCACGCCTGCAGTGTGAGTAATAAACACATGGAGGAAGCTTTTCTTTGAGGTCCGAAAGAGTTACGAGCATGGCGACAGGAAACGATCTTCTCTATGGGGGTTCAAATATTCAATTTCAAAGCCGTTTGCATCTCCATGCGTTTTGTAAAATCTGCTGCAAATCTTGGCCGTGGCTAGCACATTCGAGATTCAGCTGAAGCATTTGAGAACATGCAGAACTTGTCCATATAGACTCCTTTGTAGTCATGTCACACACATATCATATGTCCAAGCTCTGTGGGGCTTCcagatgaaaatatttgagcGATGGAAAAGAATTCTGAGGCCCAGCTAGGTATGTTCATAAAACAGAACCGGGCTCAGTCCACTGAGCAGAAACAGCTGTGGCTCATTTGCTCTCTGTTTTGCgatcatattttcaaaatatttgcgCTGTAACCGCTCCAGTCCCAAGAGCACGGCGGCCGACGGTAGACAtcttaaaataattcaaagagggaggtaataaataaacagtcaGGTCAAAGTAGCATAAAAAGTCAGGGCggaggcaaaataacaaaaacagcatAACGATGTGCAAATGTGATCAAATGTGTGTTAATGGAGACTTCACAGCTGCTGATGCAATATTTTCCCTGGTGTGGGTTGACTTCCAAATGGtgttttccaaatgaaataatctATTTACTTACGTCTATTTAAAAGAATTTACTTTACGACCGTCTTACACAACTCAGAAAAGAGTAAAGCTACTCACCCATTGAAGATGCAGACATGCATTGAAGAAGgaacacaaatacaataattcattctcattttttaatttgtatctatttttttgcaatcaaTTCAATTATAATTTGTGACCCAAAAATCATGGTTCCCACCTGTCTTCTGTTTACTGACCTCTCACCTTCCGCATCCCGCAGCATCAGTGATAGCCGACAGCAACAAGACAGCGGTGAGCGGGAAGACGGCCTCCCTGTCGTGCTCTTACGGCCTGCCCGAGAAGGTGCAGCAGGTCAGCTGGCGCTACGCCTCGGCTCCAGGGGGGCTCTCCTCGGAGGTGGCCTCCTACGCTAAGAGGAGTGACCCCATGATCGAGCCCGCGTACCAGGGAAGGGTGTGGCTCAGTACTTCCCTATCGGACAGCACGCTCACCATCCAACCTGTGGCCATCCAGGATGAAGGCTGCTACACCTGTCTGTACAGCACGCATGTGGACGGGCCAAAGAGCTCTACTGTGTGCCTCTCGACTTATGGTgagcaaatttgtttttgagcCAAGCCACATAAATTTCACGCGAAAACTCTCATAAGACACTGATGAACAAGTTGCAAAAATAGAGCGGTACACATATTTATATGTACCTTTTCTCCACTGTGTGTGCAATTAAATAACATTGAATTGTTATGCTTTTCACTATACATCGCTGGCATGGATAcagtagattaaaaaaaagacacagacacatgtaaatgctaacattagcttagtcatttaattttaacatttgcaatatttcaaatattccAATATTCCAATCACCTCTTTCACACAGAGatcctgcaaaaaaacatatcTGAGAATATGTGGTTGGGACTGCACAGttagaaatgacaaaataaacagcCAACTTGATGTTAAAAACggccaaaaataaatacatgtcaATGTCATAGtgatttgtattgttttctgTGGAACAGTGGTAGGCCTATTAGTTTGAGAATGGAACATTGCTATCCAATTTGTGCTCCGTGCAtgtggggtgggtgggggtgatCCAAGAGCGAGCTCCCCTCTGACTTTGCAGGAGCATGTCTGGGACTTAAAGCAGGAATGTTGATCTTGTCTTCCTGGCTCATTTTGTAAGGAATTGGAGCGCTTCGGAGCAAATGGTGTGGAtgccctcctgacgcatgactgttGTCAGTGTTGTGAGCACACAGTGGCCAGCTTGTGTGCTTTGTCTAAGCTTGGCTCTCTGGTTCCCACTCCCTCGCTCTCTACTTTCATAAACAcatgtgcttttgtttgaaaCACGACAGTACAATACAGtaggtgtttttatttgtcaagCAGTATTAGCATTGGGATTGTTCTCCTCCGTGAAACCTTCCCTCTCTTCAAGTGCTGCTATGGATAATGTGAAATCTCATTTAAGGGCATGCTGCCCATAAAGAGGAATaactattattatattattaatgaGAATATTGTATAGTGAGTGGTTGTGtttaataatataaatgttatgataaatatttttttaaaatagtaaATAAACTTACTAGAGTGAACACTGCACACATGCTAATCAGAACATTATTAAGGCTGAGGTGAACTTTCAATAAAATCCTGGCAAACCTCATAAAGTACAAATAACTGTGGCCAAACAACCCGTTGCCGCCAACAAAAATGTTCCAGTCGACCGTTCCTCCTCGGTACAGCAAATTGAAAACAGACGAGATTCTCGTATGCATTTTCTGGAATTCACAAATCTAAACCTGTGCTGCAACCTTAGAGCCCGCTAAGGTTCAGCGCTAAGGTCAATCTTTCGTCTGTACAGCTGaagaccaaaataaatatatttaaaatgaactcTGAAAGCTCAtctataaaaataattgaaaataaactcgCCGATTATTTTCAATTAGGGATCATTTTGTTAAAGATTTTTGCTGTTGTGGTTTAGTTGTTACCTTGCTATGCATTTATCTGTCCTTCTTCTGTTTGTACCAGTGCTGCCCAAACCTCAGGTGAGCTACAAGAGCACGTCGGCTGGCGTGATCGAGGCCAACTGCAGCGCCGTCTCGCGGCCCCCCGTGGAGATTGCGTGGAACGTGGAGCGGGACAACCGCACCATGGGCCCACCCGTTACCACGCAGTTGCTGCAGGATGACGGCACCACGCTAGTGGTCAGCACGCTGAGCCTGCGCTCTGGTCTGCTCAAAGACGTGTCCGTCAAGTGTCTGGTGCACCACAAGGGCCTGGAGGCCCCCATTGCTGTGTCCATGAACACCAAAAGTTAGTCTGAACTCTTCTCCTAAACATTCTTTGTTTCTGAAACTGAATTATCTTTGTTCCCTGCTGTATTATGAAGAGAAATTATATTGCTGTTTTAGCTGTAGCGTTTTGTCAGATTTCTCCGGTCCATCCCCCAAAGGGAACGTGTACTGAATCTgtgacagcattttttttttttttttgcatttctaaaaaaaaatttggggGTGGGTTCGCGGATCCCCTGCAATAGGTTTTTTTGTAGACCTTGACAAAGAGTCACCCTTTTTTTCAAACCTGATCACAATCTCAGcaagaattgttttttattgtttttaaaaatatctaaCAACAATTACAAATAAGAATCCTCTATGGCTCCTACTGATTCAAAAGCGTCTGTCATGTCCTCGTAGTCGGAACGGCCCTGGCCATCCTCATCTCGGTGACCACAGTGGCAGCTCTGCTGGTGCTTGCTCTCTGCTTCTGCCTCTGGAAGTGCTTCCTGCGCAAAGAAGGTGACTTTAACTATCAGGCAGATGTTAACCACTCATCCACCATGTCACTTAATAGGAATTAACCAATATATTTTGAGACACCTCAATAGATTTAGCtgtaacttgttttcaaagtgaCATCTGATGTTGACTCTGCTCGTGTTTGTTTGCAGCCGACTGAAGACTTCCTTATGGCCTATGTGTCATCTCAGCATCGAGGACCGACATTCACACCTCCACAGGATGTCAATCACTATTTTAGGTTCGACGGCCTTACGACATTCATCTTTTACATGTACATctgactcattttcaaacattgaAAGGAAATCTTTTTGCTCACTTGCATACGTGCACACTATCAACAATTAACTGAAGACAAAATGTTATGTATTTGATGAGAAATTAGAATTAAAACATGTATTTATTGG comes from Syngnathus acus chromosome 21, fSynAcu1.2, whole genome shotgun sequence and encodes:
- the zgc:113337 gene encoding OX-2 membrane glycoprotein, giving the protein MMKMMMIRASCKNCLAVCLFLLLVATIQGKVTAPERVQASVGKPFTLTCALSKDRSDTVRQVTWLDMTNQTLLSYQPGNKESVSGQQYVELTPSSKDTSSVTIQRVSFRDEGCYTCIFDMVQSGAKQGRTCLTVTASVIADSNKTAVSGKTASLSCSYGLPEKVQQVSWRYASAPGGLSSEVASYAKRSDPMIEPAYQGRVWLSTSLSDSTLTIQPVAIQDEGCYTCLYSTHVDGPKSSTVCLSTYVLPKPQVSYKSTSAGVIEANCSAVSRPPVEIAWNVERDNRTMGPPVTTQLLQDDGTTLVVSTLSLRSGLLKDVSVKCLVHHKGLEAPIAVSMNTKIGTALAILISVTTVAALLVLALCFCLWKCFLRKEAD